One genomic segment of Helianthus annuus cultivar XRQ/B chromosome 14, HanXRQr2.0-SUNRISE, whole genome shotgun sequence includes these proteins:
- the LOC110903692 gene encoding gibberellin receptor GID1C produces the protein MAGSDQINVCESKKVVPLNTWILMSNFKLAYNLLRRPDGTFNRHLAEFLDRKVPANVNPVDGVFSFDIVIDRSTNLLSRIYRPAAPETEGGVPLSTSFNLLEKPVSKSDFVPVIIFFHGGSFAHSSANSAIYDILCRRLAGLCKAVVVSVNYRRAPEHPYPSAYDDGWTALEWVNSRPWLQSKDSKAHIFLAGDSSGGNIVHQVALRAVKSQICILGNILLNPMFGGQTRTESETRLDTKYFVTIQDRDWYWKAFLPEGEDRDHPACNPFGPRGISLEGVKFPKSLVVVAGLDLIQDWQLAYADGLKRAGQDVKLLFLEKATIGFYLLPNNDHFHIVMDEISNFLVRSRATTTITTATTNYCCFGSMCFWIARKCKKMKLVFCC, from the exons ATGGCGGGAAGCGATCAAATCAACGTCTGTGAATCGAAG AAAGTGGTTCCACTGAATACATGGATCCTCATGTCGAATTTCAAGCTAGCTTACAATCTTCTCAGGCGACCAGACGGCACGTTTAACCGGCACCTGGCTGAATTCCTTGACCGGAAAGTCCCAGCCAATGTGAACCCTGTGGATGGGGTATTCTCCTTCGATATTGTGATTGACCGGTCAACTAATCTTCTATCTAGAATCTACAGACCGGCTGCACCGGAGACCGAAGGCGGGGTACCATTATCGACAAGTTTCAATCTTCTTGAGAAGCCTGTATCGAAATCCGACTTTGTTCCTGTTATAATATTCTTCCACGGTGGTAGCTTTGCACATTCATCTGCAAATAGTGCAATCTACGACATTCTTTGCCGCCGGCTTGCGGGTCTTTGTAAGGCGGTGGTGGTGTCTGTAAACTACCGGCGAGCCCCTGAACACCCTTATCCCAGTGCCTATGATGATGGCTGGACCGCCCTTGAATGGGTCAACTCAAGGCCGTGGCTGCAGAGTAAAGACTCAAAAGCTCATATTTTCTTGGCTGGAGATAGCTCTGGTGGTAACATAGTACATCAGGTCGCTTTACGAGCTGTTAAATCTCAAATCTGTATTTTGGGAAACATACTGTTGAATCCAATGTTTGGTGGGCAGACACGAACCGAATCCGAGACACGTTTGGATACTAAATATTTTGTAACGATTCAAGACAGAGATTGGTATTGGAAGGCTTTTCTTCCCGAAGGTGAAGATCGGGACCATCCGGCTTGTAACCCTTTTGGGCCAAGGGGTATAAGTCTTGAAGGGGTTAAGTTCCCGAAGAGTCTTGTGGTGGTTGCGGGTTTGGACCTGATTCAAGACTGGCAATTGGCATATGCGGATGGGCTTAAACGGGCTGGCCAAGACGTCAAACTTCTATTCCTAGAGAAAGCAACCATCGGGTTCTACCTGTTGCCCAATAACGACCACTTTCATATCGTGATGGATGAGATAAGCAACTTT CTTGTAAGATCGCGTGCCACTACTACTattactactgctactactaatTACTGTTGTTTTGGATCTATGTGTTtttggattgcaagaaaatgcaAGAAGATGAAGTTGGTGTTTTGTTGTTAA
- the LOC110903693 gene encoding uncharacterized protein LOC110903693 codes for MMSMTGMVLLSLLMVYHHHLALAASGGRISGTSFRSSSSSRTATSSYSKSCNIPRSSYSRRYNTKTGGSPESSSSKSYSTHINSPARQVFAVEFSLRDCCIIIVTVFAIYLRLRRYADENRVEISVLKLQVGLSGIARSLQKDLNQIAETADTSTPKGFGHILQETTLSMLQHLDYCISGYSSVEVKRGEDECEKRFNELSKEERDKFDEETLVNSNNIRKQSVTSHEVVSDAVCNKYIVVTIIVAASGAHELPPIKTRELVKIALQKLASIPSNNILAVEVLWTPQKENDTLTEQNMLQDYPLLQPL; via the exons ATGATGTCAATGACTGGGATGGTTTTATTGAGTTTGCTAATGGTGTACCATCACCACCTTGCGTTGGCTGCTTCCGGTGGACGGATCAGCGGGACTTCTTTTCGTTCTTCGAGTTCTAGCAGAACCGCCACATCCTCATATTCTAAAAGTTGTAACATCCCAAGATCCTCTTATTCTAGACGTTATAACACTAAGACCGGTGGCAGCCCAGAATCATCTTCTTCTAAGAGTTATAGCACTCATATCAATAGCCCAGCCCGGCAAGTGTTTGCAGTTGAATTTAGTCTCCGTGATTGTTGTATTATCATTGTTACTGTTTTTGCAATTTACTTGCGATTAAGACGGTATGCTGATGAAAATCGTGTCGAAATAAGTGTTCTTAAGCTTCAG GTTGGATTGTCGGGTATCGCTAGATCACTGCAAAAGGATCTTAATCAAATAGCGGAGACAGCTGATACCTCCACCCCTAAGGGCTTCGGGCATATATTACAAG AGACAACACTATCCATGCTTCAACATCTTGATTATTGTATTTCTGGTTATTCTTCG GTGGAAGTGAAAAGGGGAGAAGACGAATGCGAGAAAAGATTTAATGAACTTTCTAAAGAAGAAAGGGATAAATTTGACGAGGAGACTCTGGTCAACTCCAACAACATCAGAAAGCAAAGTGTAACAAGTCATGAGGTGGTATCCGATGCAGTCTGTAACAAATATATTGTG GTTACGATTATTGTGGCTGCTAGCGGCGCACATGAACTGCCACCGATCAAAACGAGGGAACTTGTGAAGATAGCTTTGCAAAAGCTTGCATCTATCCCTTCAAACAATATACTG GCAGTTGAGGTGTTATGGACCCCACAGAAGGAAAATGATACTCTTACAGAGCAGAATATGCTTCAAGATTATCCACTGTTGCAACCTCTTTAG
- the LOC110907358 gene encoding LOW QUALITY PROTEIN: uncharacterized protein LOC110907358 (The sequence of the model RefSeq protein was modified relative to this genomic sequence to represent the inferred CDS: deleted 2 bases in 1 codon), protein MILTLLNCEKEILEPEIVGLYPKGSPSRNSRRPRETQSRGGGLEIVFNQQLTRLGYYLISCVIAPSAKILFFISTTPVFYIPTPLPLSYPPPMWDQSQTQNFFHSHSICF, encoded by the exons ATGATTTTAACCCTACTAAATTGCG AAAAAGAAATATTAGAACCAGAGATTGTAGGGCTTTACCCT AAAGGGAGCCCTTCCAGAAATTCTCGACGGCCAAGGGAGACCCAAAGCCGAGGAGGGGGTTTGGAAATAGTTTTCAACCAGCAATTGACGCGCCTCGGTTATTACCTCATTAGCTGCGTCATTGCCCCAAGCGCAAAGATACTTTTTTTCATTTCCACAACCCCCGTCTTTTATATCCCAACACCCCTCCCCCTTTCATACCCTCCTCCGATGTGGGATCAATCACAAACTCAAAACTTCTTTCACAGCCATTCAATTTGCTTTTGA